A genome region from Terriglobales bacterium includes the following:
- a CDS encoding gamma-glutamyltransferase family protein: MAETEKYTPHSFAPSTLKPQVMGRRGVVAAGHPLVVEAGMRMLQKGGNAVDAGVATVFAAAVVEQASCGLGGEVPILVKVKGKPVAAINGCGVAPQLATATFFLNLNPNDARRGPFPVMIAGKNGIIPAYGPLSAIVPGMIDGLLVALKEFGTMSFSEVIEPAIELAKGFPADQRLAGTLKQHEPTYVKWPTSERVYKPKDKAVAEGAVWPQPELAKTLKSMADAERRAKRKKRAGAIDAVRDFFYRGPIAKKIGKYCEENGCLLRERDLKMFHAQVEKPLTTSYRGVDVYKVGYWSQGPVFLQNLNLLEAFDLRSLGHNSARYVHTVVEAMKLGYADRDAYYGDPQQSSIPEQLISKQYANVRRGLIDSRRASPEHRVGDPLRLKAEAPVEFAKARLRDRNAEHQDTTCVNVIDEAGNMFSATPSGAWIPAMMAADTGIPLTQRAQAFVLTPGHPNQIGPGKRPRITLTPTIALKKGAPWLAFSTPGGDSQDQTLLQVFLNIVEFGMQPQDAVEAPRFNSVAMYSSFDDHGDNPLGLQVESRFPQSTMEELRALGHKLILQGDWQNSSSPTMIVYDSENKVIKAGADVRGHRWAGAW, from the coding sequence ATGGCTGAGACCGAAAAGTACACTCCGCACAGCTTTGCGCCTTCCACGCTGAAGCCGCAGGTAATGGGGCGCAGGGGCGTGGTGGCGGCGGGGCATCCGCTGGTGGTCGAGGCGGGAATGCGAATGCTGCAGAAAGGTGGCAACGCGGTGGACGCGGGTGTTGCCACGGTGTTCGCAGCGGCGGTGGTGGAGCAGGCGAGCTGCGGGCTGGGCGGCGAAGTTCCGATCCTGGTCAAGGTGAAAGGCAAGCCGGTGGCAGCGATCAACGGCTGTGGCGTCGCGCCGCAACTGGCAACCGCGACCTTTTTTCTGAATTTGAATCCGAACGATGCGCGGCGCGGACCGTTTCCGGTGATGATCGCTGGGAAGAACGGGATTATCCCGGCATACGGGCCGCTGAGCGCGATCGTCCCGGGAATGATTGACGGGCTGCTGGTGGCGCTGAAGGAATTCGGGACGATGAGCTTCAGCGAGGTGATTGAGCCGGCGATCGAGCTGGCGAAAGGATTCCCGGCCGACCAGCGGCTGGCCGGCACACTGAAACAGCACGAACCGACCTACGTGAAGTGGCCAACGTCGGAGCGCGTGTACAAGCCCAAGGACAAGGCGGTGGCGGAGGGAGCGGTGTGGCCGCAGCCGGAGCTGGCGAAGACGCTCAAGTCCATGGCCGACGCGGAGAGGAGAGCGAAGCGGAAGAAGCGCGCCGGAGCGATCGATGCGGTGCGCGACTTTTTCTACCGCGGTCCAATCGCAAAAAAAATCGGCAAATACTGCGAAGAAAACGGCTGCCTGCTGCGAGAACGGGACCTCAAGATGTTCCACGCGCAGGTGGAGAAGCCGCTGACCACCAGCTATCGTGGCGTGGACGTTTACAAGGTCGGCTACTGGAGCCAGGGGCCGGTTTTTCTGCAGAACCTGAATCTGCTGGAGGCGTTCGACCTGCGCAGCCTGGGACACAACTCCGCGCGCTACGTGCACACCGTGGTGGAAGCGATGAAGCTGGGATACGCCGATCGCGACGCGTACTACGGCGACCCGCAACAGTCGAGCATTCCCGAGCAACTGATCTCGAAGCAATATGCGAACGTGCGGCGCGGGTTGATCGACAGCAGGCGGGCGTCGCCGGAGCACCGCGTGGGCGATCCGCTGCGGTTAAAAGCTGAGGCGCCGGTGGAGTTCGCCAAGGCGCGGCTGCGCGACCGCAACGCCGAACACCAGGACACGACGTGCGTCAACGTGATCGATGAAGCCGGAAACATGTTTTCGGCAACGCCGAGTGGGGCCTGGATTCCCGCCATGATGGCCGCCGATACCGGCATTCCGCTGACGCAGCGCGCGCAGGCGTTCGTGCTGACGCCGGGACATCCCAACCAGATCGGGCCGGGCAAGCGGCCGCGGATCACGCTGACGCCGACCATCGCGCTGAAAAAGGGCGCGCCGTGGCTGGCGTTCTCCACGCCCGGGGGCGACAGCCAGGACCAGACACTGCTGCAGGTTTTCCTCAACATCGTTGAATTCGGAATGCAGCCGCAGGACGCAGTGGAAGCGCCGCGCTTCAACTCGGTGGCGATGTACAGTTCATTCGACGATCACGGCGACAATCCGCTGGGGTTACAAGTGGAGAGCCGGTTCCCGCAGTCCACCATGGAAGAGTTGCGCGCGCTGGGCCACAAGCTAATTCTGCAAGGCGACTGGCAGAACTCGAGTTCGCCGACCATGATCGTGTACGACTCTGAGAACAAGGTGATCAAGGCCGGGGCAGACGTCCGGGGGCACAGGTGGGCGGGAGCGTGGTGA
- a CDS encoding ZIP family metal transporter yields MKAALIASLLAGLATGLGGVMIALLPRISRRLYDTLLGFSAGVMLAAGSITLLWPALSQKGIVPATLGLLCGALLVYLLELAVPHLEPHFAPQLTGKSKSLGLLMAAALTLHHVPEGLAIGVAFGGGTRGMGLIVAIAIALQNIPEGLAVAMPLRAAGFSRPKAIAWASLSGLTEPLAAAVGVWFAGTLDGMMPFGMALAAGAMIFVASDQLIPESHAQSDSKSPSLGLISGFVLLAVLTRIAF; encoded by the coding sequence ATGAAAGCGGCGCTGATAGCAAGTTTGCTGGCGGGACTGGCGACCGGGCTGGGCGGCGTGATGATCGCACTGCTGCCGCGGATTTCGCGCCGTCTGTACGACACACTGCTGGGCTTCTCAGCCGGCGTAATGCTGGCAGCGGGCTCGATCACGCTGCTGTGGCCGGCGCTGTCGCAAAAAGGCATCGTGCCGGCGACGCTGGGATTATTGTGCGGCGCGCTGCTCGTGTACTTGCTGGAACTGGCAGTGCCTCACCTGGAGCCGCACTTCGCGCCGCAACTTACCGGGAAAAGCAAGAGCCTGGGACTGCTGATGGCGGCGGCGCTCACGCTGCATCACGTCCCGGAGGGATTGGCGATCGGAGTCGCCTTCGGTGGCGGGACCAGGGGCATGGGCCTGATCGTGGCCATCGCCATCGCTCTCCAAAACATTCCTGAAGGATTGGCGGTTGCCATGCCGCTGCGCGCGGCGGGTTTCTCGAGGCCCAAAGCGATCGCGTGGGCGTCGCTCTCGGGATTGACGGAACCGCTGGCAGCCGCGGTAGGCGTCTGGTTCGCGGGAACGTTGGACGGCATGATGCCGTTCGGCATGGCGCTGGCGGCGGGGGCGATGATCTTCGTGGCGTCGGACCAGCTGATTCCGGAGAGCCACGCGCAGTCGGATTCGAAATCGCCAAGCCTGGGATTGATTTCCGGGTTCGTGCTGTTGGCGGTCCTAACTAGGATCGCCTTCTAG
- a CDS encoding 2-oxoacid:acceptor oxidoreductase family protein, whose product MAEYEILHEKSPVFYDRYERKGELQHQTHYCPGCGHGVAHKLIAEAIEDLGLQGKTIFVSPVGCSVFAYYYFNTGNVQVAHGRAPAAATGIKRACPDKIVISYQGDGDLAAIGTAEIVHAANRGEKITVFFVNNAIYGMTGGQMAPTTMVGQTSTTSPWGRRPSNEGFPLHVSEMLATLEAPVYIERVALSDNKNIMKARKAIRKGLELQRDGAGFSLVEILSPCPTIWKKDPVEARKWVAEKMIPVFPLGVFRDRKGEIPKIDVPQKSVAEVLELCEDKAAANGKRHGKPCSIKIAGFGGQGVLLLGVVLAEMGMREHMEVSWLPSYGPEMRSGSAHCHVCLSKERIGSPLIAHPQVLVAMNEQSLRKFAPTVAPGGLILYNRDSLPEDFVIAHARVICVPASEIADRLGSAKVANVVMLGALLEETECMSADTAMAVIETAVKKPELLKQNDEALQAGRMYVDHQVRIGAVSQPDGFAY is encoded by the coding sequence GTGGCCGAATACGAAATTTTGCACGAGAAGTCGCCGGTCTTCTATGACCGCTACGAGCGCAAGGGCGAGTTGCAGCACCAGACGCATTATTGCCCGGGCTGCGGCCACGGCGTGGCGCACAAGCTGATTGCGGAAGCGATCGAAGATCTGGGGCTGCAGGGCAAGACCATTTTCGTCAGCCCGGTCGGCTGCTCGGTCTTCGCCTACTACTACTTCAACACCGGCAACGTGCAGGTGGCGCACGGCCGGGCGCCGGCGGCGGCAACAGGAATCAAACGCGCCTGCCCGGACAAGATCGTGATCAGCTACCAGGGCGATGGCGACCTGGCGGCCATTGGGACAGCGGAGATCGTGCACGCGGCCAATCGCGGTGAAAAGATCACCGTGTTCTTTGTCAACAATGCGATTTACGGAATGACCGGCGGGCAGATGGCGCCGACCACCATGGTAGGGCAGACGTCGACAACCAGCCCGTGGGGACGGCGGCCGTCCAACGAAGGCTTCCCTCTGCACGTCTCGGAAATGCTGGCGACGCTGGAAGCGCCGGTTTATATCGAGCGCGTGGCGCTGTCGGACAATAAGAACATCATGAAGGCGCGGAAGGCGATCCGGAAGGGGCTGGAGTTGCAGCGCGATGGAGCGGGGTTCTCGCTGGTTGAGATTTTGTCGCCATGCCCGACCATCTGGAAGAAAGATCCGGTGGAAGCGCGCAAGTGGGTGGCGGAAAAAATGATCCCGGTATTTCCGCTGGGCGTGTTCCGCGATCGCAAGGGGGAGATCCCGAAGATCGATGTCCCGCAGAAAAGCGTGGCCGAGGTGCTGGAGCTATGCGAGGACAAGGCAGCCGCCAACGGCAAGCGCCACGGGAAGCCATGCTCGATCAAGATTGCGGGCTTTGGCGGGCAGGGCGTGCTGCTGCTGGGCGTGGTGCTGGCGGAGATGGGAATGCGCGAGCACATGGAGGTGAGCTGGCTGCCATCGTATGGGCCGGAGATGCGCTCGGGCAGCGCGCATTGCCATGTGTGCCTGTCAAAGGAGCGGATCGGGTCGCCCCTGATCGCGCATCCGCAAGTGCTGGTGGCGATGAATGAACAATCGCTGCGCAAGTTCGCGCCCACCGTGGCGCCCGGGGGACTAATCCTCTATAACCGCGACAGTCTCCCGGAAGATTTTGTGATCGCGCACGCGCGAGTGATATGCGTTCCGGCGTCGGAAATCGCCGACCGGCTGGGATCGGCGAAGGTGGCCAACGTGGTAATGCTGGGGGCGCTGCTGGAAGAAACAGAGTGCATGTCAGCGGACACCGCGATGGCAGTGATCGAGACGGCGGTGAAGAAACCGGAACTGCTGAAGCAGAACGACGAGGCCCTGCAGGCCGGGCGCATGTACGTCGATCACCAGGTCAGGATCGGCGCCGTGAGCCAGCCGGACGGGTTTGCGTACTAG
- a CDS encoding 3-methyl-2-oxobutanoate dehydrogenase subunit VorB, which translates to MRQLCKGNVAVVKGAVLAGCRAYYGYPITPASEIAEYAALYIPQVGGTFVQAESEVASINMVYGAASTGVRVMTASSGPGLSLMQEGISYLCGSELPCVIVDVVRGGPGLGNIAPEQSDYFAMVKGGGHGNYHNLVLAPASVQEMADLTRLAFDLADRYRNPVIVMTDGFVGQMMEPIELEEQPVELPEKPWAVKGTPETQQNLITSIYLEPDDLEKHERKLEQKYKLAQQMEPRHETYRADDAEILLVGYGIVSRVLRSAVDEARAQGVRAGLFRPITLWPFPSKALAEAATRCKTVLTVEMSTGQMVEDVKLAINGRVPVELYSRIGGNVPSVEEVHAQMLEYVGIEA; encoded by the coding sequence ATGCGGCAGCTATGTAAAGGCAACGTGGCGGTGGTGAAGGGAGCGGTGCTGGCAGGATGCCGCGCCTACTACGGATATCCGATCACCCCGGCGAGCGAGATCGCGGAATACGCCGCCCTGTACATCCCGCAGGTGGGCGGGACCTTCGTGCAGGCCGAGAGCGAGGTCGCTTCCATCAACATGGTGTATGGCGCGGCGTCGACGGGCGTGCGCGTGATGACGGCTTCGTCGGGGCCGGGCTTGAGCCTGATGCAGGAAGGGATTTCCTACCTGTGCGGCTCGGAACTGCCGTGCGTGATCGTGGACGTGGTGCGCGGCGGCCCGGGGTTGGGGAACATTGCGCCGGAGCAGAGCGACTATTTCGCCATGGTCAAGGGCGGCGGACACGGCAACTATCACAACCTGGTGCTGGCGCCGGCTTCGGTGCAGGAGATGGCGGACCTGACGAGGCTGGCATTCGATCTTGCCGACCGCTATCGCAACCCGGTGATCGTGATGACCGACGGCTTTGTCGGGCAAATGATGGAGCCGATCGAGTTGGAAGAGCAACCGGTCGAGCTGCCGGAAAAACCGTGGGCGGTCAAAGGTACGCCGGAGACGCAGCAGAACCTGATCACCTCCATCTACCTGGAGCCGGACGACCTGGAAAAACACGAGCGCAAGCTGGAGCAGAAATACAAGCTGGCACAGCAGATGGAGCCGCGGCACGAGACCTATCGCGCCGACGATGCCGAGATCCTGCTGGTCGGGTACGGAATTGTCTCGCGAGTGCTGCGCTCGGCGGTGGATGAAGCTCGGGCGCAGGGCGTGCGGGCGGGCTTGTTCCGCCCCATCACGCTGTGGCCGTTCCCGTCGAAGGCGCTGGCGGAGGCGGCGACGCGCTGCAAGACCGTGCTCACGGTGGAGATGAGCACCGGGCAGATGGTGGAAGACGTGAAGCTGGCCATCAACGGGCGCGTGCCGGTGGAGCTGTATTCCAGGATCGGCGGCAACGTGCCGTCGGTGGAGGAAGTGCACGCGCAGATGCTGGAGTACGTAGGGATTGAAGCATAG
- a CDS encoding acetyl-CoA hydrolase/transferase C-terminal domain-containing protein, translating to MSWHVNYKRKLMTAGDAVRCVESGMRVYIHPGCAEPEVLVEALMERAPFVRDVEIIHLMTMGTAPYVKPEMAGHFRHNAMFIGGNCREAVNDGRADYTPVFLSEIEALMENGQLRPDVALIQVSMPDAHGFCSLGVGVDTTMTAARCAKFTVAQVNDQMPRTYGDSFLHVDQIDAFVETSRPLCETPKVEITATHRAIAKHVATLIEDGSTLQTGIGGIPDAVMPFLTDRQDLGVHSELVGDGIIALMEAGVVTGRRKTLLPRKVVVSFVLGSKRLFDYVNENPAFEFRPNAFTNDPLQIARNEKMIAINSALQVDLTGQVCADSIGTYFYSGIGGQVDFLRGASRAKGGKPIIALPSTAKNDTVSRIAPMLDPGAGVVTSRGLIRYVVTEYGVAYLHGKTIRERAQALISIAHPKFRDQLFEYCERTKWLQKNHVAPVGVG from the coding sequence ATGTCATGGCACGTTAATTACAAGCGCAAGCTGATGACCGCGGGCGATGCGGTGCGCTGCGTGGAATCGGGAATGCGGGTCTACATCCATCCGGGATGCGCCGAGCCGGAGGTACTGGTGGAAGCGCTGATGGAGCGGGCGCCCTTCGTGCGCGACGTGGAAATCATTCACCTGATGACCATGGGCACGGCGCCATACGTCAAGCCGGAGATGGCAGGCCACTTTCGGCACAACGCCATGTTCATCGGCGGAAACTGCCGCGAGGCGGTGAATGACGGCCGCGCCGATTACACGCCGGTTTTCCTGAGCGAGATCGAAGCGCTCATGGAAAACGGGCAATTGCGTCCCGACGTGGCGCTGATCCAGGTATCGATGCCGGACGCGCACGGCTTCTGCTCGCTGGGCGTGGGCGTGGACACGACGATGACGGCGGCGCGTTGCGCGAAATTCACGGTGGCGCAAGTTAACGACCAGATGCCGCGCACTTACGGCGACAGCTTCCTGCACGTTGACCAGATCGACGCCTTCGTGGAGACTTCGCGGCCGCTCTGCGAGACGCCGAAGGTAGAAATCACCGCCACGCACCGCGCCATCGCGAAGCACGTCGCCACGCTGATCGAAGACGGCTCGACGCTGCAAACCGGCATTGGCGGGATTCCCGACGCCGTGATGCCGTTCTTGACCGACCGTCAGGACCTTGGCGTGCACAGCGAACTGGTGGGCGACGGCATCATCGCGCTGATGGAAGCCGGCGTAGTGACCGGGCGGCGCAAGACGCTGCTGCCACGCAAGGTCGTAGTCTCGTTCGTGCTTGGCAGCAAGCGGCTGTTCGATTACGTGAACGAGAACCCCGCCTTCGAGTTCCGCCCCAATGCCTTTACCAACGACCCGCTGCAGATCGCGCGCAACGAGAAAATGATCGCCATCAATTCGGCGCTGCAGGTGGACCTGACCGGCCAGGTATGCGCCGATTCGATCGGGACCTACTTCTACAGCGGGATCGGCGGGCAGGTGGATTTTCTGCGGGGAGCGTCGCGGGCGAAGGGCGGCAAGCCGATCATCGCGTTGCCCTCGACGGCGAAAAACGACACCGTGTCGCGGATCGCGCCGATGCTGGATCCGGGCGCGGGCGTGGTGACTTCGCGCGGGCTGATTCGTTACGTGGTGACCGAGTACGGGGTCGCGTACCTGCACGGGAAGACAATCCGGGAGCGGGCGCAGGCCCTGATCTCGATTGCGCACCCCAAGTTCCGCGACCAGTTGTTCGAGTATTGCGAGCGGACGAAGTGGCTGCAGAAGAACCACGTGGCGCCGGTCGGAGTGGGCTAG
- a CDS encoding glycine cleavage system protein H, whose amino-acid sequence MTVILVLSTFIIFLLIDHFFSKKQVQIAVQPAVAVARETATQLQPSLVGGFQVPEHLRFHPGHTWALSESPSLVRVGVDDFASKLMGKVERVSLPQRGQWIRQGQKLISMYRDGAKVDMLSPIEGSVADINDALVQNPELARKDPYGEGWLVTVQSPDAKTNFRNLMSGGLARWWTEEAANRLQKRVPAALGALAQDGGVAMDNLTAQMPDQNWTELAREFFLS is encoded by the coding sequence ATGACAGTCATCCTGGTTCTCTCGACATTCATCATCTTCCTGCTTATCGATCATTTCTTCAGCAAGAAGCAGGTGCAGATCGCGGTACAGCCGGCGGTGGCAGTGGCGCGCGAGACAGCGACGCAGTTGCAGCCGAGCCTGGTGGGCGGGTTCCAGGTGCCGGAGCACCTGCGGTTTCACCCCGGTCACACCTGGGCGCTGAGTGAGAGCCCGAGCCTGGTACGCGTGGGCGTGGATGATTTCGCCAGCAAGCTAATGGGCAAGGTGGAACGGGTCTCGCTGCCGCAGCGCGGGCAATGGATCCGGCAGGGCCAGAAGCTGATCAGCATGTACCGCGACGGCGCCAAGGTGGACATGCTGTCGCCGATCGAGGGAAGCGTGGCGGACATCAACGATGCCCTGGTGCAGAACCCGGAACTGGCACGCAAGGATCCCTACGGGGAAGGCTGGCTGGTCACGGTGCAGTCGCCGGATGCGAAGACGAACTTCCGCAACCTGATGAGCGGCGGGCTGGCGCGGTGGTGGACGGAAGAAGCGGCGAACCGGTTGCAGAAGCGGGTCCCGGCAGCGCTGGGCGCGCTGGCGCAGGACGGCGGCGTGGCGATGGATAACCTGACGGCGCAGATGCCGGACCAGAACTGGACGGAACTGGCGCGGGAGTTCTTCCTCAGCTAG
- a CDS encoding DUF1326 domain-containing protein: protein MRKLALFSVALLMMAAFMTAPAVAQQIAGDYIETRSADIYTGQCFANGEVGLTGNEAILGWRVRHGSWNGVALDGLAIAAAVRAKATLGDPYENPYPAKSVLIVDEQATPAQRQALVSFARHMGGQLLENVDNVIAAPVELAMSAEHHGRALLRAGQFAVVQTRPINENDHFCGNEVTFYPPLTATAHSMPAVALTDEYRGPALGETWSAHDRRSAFVGTFAVGGVPVAPHHASGD from the coding sequence GTGAGAAAGCTCGCTTTGTTCTCCGTCGCGCTTTTGATGATGGCTGCATTCATGACCGCGCCCGCTGTGGCGCAGCAAATTGCCGGCGATTACATCGAGACCCGTTCCGCCGACATTTATACCGGGCAGTGCTTCGCCAACGGCGAAGTTGGCCTTACCGGCAATGAGGCCATCCTCGGCTGGCGCGTTCGCCACGGCTCGTGGAATGGCGTCGCACTCGACGGTCTCGCCATCGCCGCCGCCGTGCGCGCCAAGGCCACTCTCGGCGATCCTTACGAGAATCCGTATCCGGCGAAATCGGTGCTCATCGTGGACGAACAGGCCACGCCCGCGCAGCGCCAGGCGCTGGTCAGCTTTGCCCGTCACATGGGCGGACAGCTGCTCGAAAACGTGGACAACGTGATCGCCGCGCCGGTGGAGCTGGCCATGTCCGCGGAACACCACGGCCGTGCCCTGCTGCGCGCCGGACAGTTCGCGGTCGTGCAGACGCGTCCCATTAACGAGAACGATCACTTTTGCGGCAACGAGGTGACGTTCTATCCGCCGTTGACCGCAACCGCTCACTCCATGCCGGCAGTGGCCCTGACCGATGAATACCGAGGTCCGGCGCTGGGCGAGACCTGGTCCGCGCACGACCGCCGCAGCGCCTTTGTGGGCACGTTCGCGGTTGGCGGCGTACCGGTGGCACCGCATCACGCGTCCGGCGACTAA
- a CDS encoding DUF2834 domain-containing protein has translation MKLKTIYLALCCFGAVLPYWQFVPWVAAHGLDARLLIEELFANRISAFFGADVIVSAVVLLVFIQGEGGRAEIRHRWLAALATLAVGVSLGLPLFLYLRERQQQKITFES, from the coding sequence ATGAAGCTGAAGACCATTTACCTGGCATTGTGTTGCTTCGGGGCGGTGTTGCCGTATTGGCAATTTGTGCCGTGGGTGGCGGCGCATGGCCTGGACGCCAGGCTGCTGATCGAGGAGCTGTTCGCGAACCGGATCAGCGCATTTTTCGGTGCGGATGTGATCGTTTCGGCGGTCGTGCTCCTGGTGTTCATCCAAGGGGAGGGCGGTCGAGCCGAAATCCGTCACCGCTGGCTGGCGGCGCTGGCGACGCTGGCAGTCGGGGTGTCGCTGGGACTGCCGCTGTTCCTGTACCTGCGTGAGCGGCAGCAGCAGAAAATCACCTTTGAGTCTTAG
- a CDS encoding alkaline phosphatase family protein, translated as MRAEHGHQLVFLLVIAMTSAMTACGGSASTQTTAPPASTTPPGSAPPSTPAPAVHLSASPASITAGQSSVLSWTTTNATSVTIQPGGLSLAASGSITVTPSSSTTYTATATGAGGSATSSIAVTVTSAPPPPPPPAPGFAFGHVVIVALENKNYSTVVGNTSAMPYLNSLISSYGLGTNYYANTHPSIGNYFMLTTGQIITNDDGFSGVVTADNVVRRLNSAGKSWRSYAEDLPSAGYLGGDTGLYVRRHNPFTFFSDVQNDAAMAKADIVPFAQFGSDLGAGKLPQYSFVVPNIDHDAHECPNGIDACEAVADQWLQANIGALLADPAFRADGVLIVWFDESDSDNSNGGGKVPIVFVSPAWSKPGYRSSTFGQHENTLRFTMDALGISSVPGAGSGAHGWNEFFIAH; from the coding sequence ATGAGGGCCGAACACGGGCACCAGTTGGTCTTTCTTCTAGTCATCGCAATGACGTCGGCGATGACCGCCTGCGGCGGCAGCGCCTCCACCCAAACCACCGCTCCGCCCGCTTCCACCACGCCTCCCGGCTCTGCGCCGCCCTCCACGCCTGCGCCAGCCGTGCACCTCAGCGCCAGCCCCGCCAGCATCACCGCCGGCCAAAGCTCCGTCCTTTCCTGGACCACCACCAACGCCACCTCGGTCACCATTCAGCCCGGCGGTTTGAGCCTGGCGGCCTCAGGATCAATTACGGTTACGCCCTCCTCCAGCACTACCTATACCGCGACCGCCACCGGCGCCGGCGGCAGCGCCACCTCGTCCATCGCCGTGACCGTTACCAGTGCGCCTCCTCCTCCGCCGCCACCGGCCCCCGGCTTCGCCTTCGGACACGTTGTGATTGTTGCCCTGGAAAACAAGAACTACTCCACCGTGGTCGGCAACACTTCGGCCATGCCGTACCTGAATTCGCTCATCTCCAGCTACGGCCTGGGCACCAACTACTACGCCAACACGCATCCGTCGATCGGCAATTACTTCATGCTGACCACCGGCCAGATCATCACCAACGACGACGGCTTCAGCGGCGTGGTCACCGCCGACAACGTCGTCCGCCGCCTCAACTCCGCCGGCAAATCCTGGCGCTCCTATGCCGAGGACCTGCCCTCGGCCGGATACCTGGGCGGCGACACCGGGCTCTACGTCCGGCGTCACAACCCGTTCACTTTTTTCTCCGATGTGCAGAATGACGCGGCGATGGCCAAGGCCGACATCGTGCCCTTTGCCCAGTTCGGCTCCGACCTCGGCGCCGGAAAACTTCCGCAGTACAGCTTCGTTGTGCCCAACATTGACCACGACGCGCACGAGTGTCCGAACGGTATCGACGCCTGTGAAGCCGTCGCCGACCAGTGGCTGCAAGCCAACATTGGGGCGCTGCTCGCCGATCCCGCCTTCCGCGCCGATGGCGTGCTCATCGTCTGGTTCGACGAATCCGATTCCGACAACAGCAACGGCGGCGGCAAAGTCCCCATCGTCTTCGTCAGCCCGGCATGGTCGAAGCCGGGCTACCGCTCTTCCACCTTCGGGCAGCACGAAAACACGCTGCGCTTTACTATGGACGCCCTCGGCATCTCTTCCGTCCCTGGCGCCGGTTCCGGCGCCCACGGCTGGAACGAATTCTTCATCGCACACTGA
- a CDS encoding antibiotic biosynthesis monooxygenase, with protein sequence MFTRVVEIRTKTGKSRDLTNNINDKVLPILSKQPGFVDEITLVSLTEPDRVLALSFWQSEQDAERYNREQFHNVTDILSSLMETPPKVQTFNVDTSTTHRIVKGKAA encoded by the coding sequence ATGTTCACAAGAGTGGTCGAAATTCGCACCAAGACGGGCAAGTCGCGCGACCTCACCAACAACATCAACGACAAGGTCCTGCCGATCCTGAGCAAGCAACCGGGCTTCGTTGATGAGATCACCCTGGTCTCCCTCACCGAGCCCGACCGCGTCCTCGCCCTCAGCTTCTGGCAATCCGAGCAGGATGCCGAGCGCTATAACCGCGAGCAGTTTCACAATGTCACCGACATTCTTTCGTCGCTGATGGAAACACCGCCGAAGGTCCAGACCTTCAACGTGGACACCTCGACGACTCACCGCATCGTCAAGGGCAAGGCCGCTTAA
- a CDS encoding FAD binding domain-containing protein gives MKAFEYATPKSAQQAVGLLGNNWSDAELLAGGTDLLALMKDDIISPRRLVNVKQITGLDSISYNARAGLRIGALVRIADFADHADVRKYYPTLARVTDDAASPQIRNLATMAGNLCQRPRCWYFRNGFGLLGRQNGKSLVTAGDNRYHAILGNDGPAYFVSPSSIAPALIAGGARVKIHGPNGDREVPLDRFFVIPKSESEREHDLRPNEMIVEITVPPPSGARTAQYEVRQKAEFDWPLATASVALAMDGNKVRNAMIVLGHVAPVPWISNEARQALVGQPLNEQTAAAAASAAVRPAKNLGKNGYKIRLTEVAIKRAILRAAKNSG, from the coding sequence ATGAAAGCTTTCGAATACGCCACTCCTAAGTCTGCGCAGCAGGCCGTCGGCCTTCTCGGAAACAACTGGAGCGACGCCGAACTGCTTGCCGGCGGCACCGACCTGCTGGCGCTCATGAAGGACGACATTATCTCCCCGCGCCGGCTGGTCAACGTGAAGCAAATCACCGGCCTGGACTCCATCAGCTACAACGCGCGCGCCGGGCTACGGATCGGCGCCCTGGTGCGCATTGCCGACTTCGCCGACCATGCCGACGTCCGCAAGTACTACCCGACCCTGGCCCGCGTAACCGACGACGCCGCCAGCCCCCAGATCCGCAACCTGGCGACCATGGCCGGCAATCTCTGCCAGCGCCCGCGCTGCTGGTATTTCCGCAATGGCTTCGGACTGCTCGGCCGGCAGAACGGCAAGTCGCTGGTCACCGCCGGTGACAACCGCTATCACGCCATCCTCGGCAATGATGGCCCCGCGTATTTCGTTTCGCCCTCGAGCATCGCGCCCGCGCTCATTGCCGGCGGCGCGCGCGTCAAAATTCATGGACCGAACGGCGATCGCGAAGTGCCGCTGGACCGCTTCTTCGTCATTCCGAAGTCGGAGAGCGAGCGCGAGCACGACCTTCGCCCCAACGAAATGATTGTCGAGATCACCGTGCCTCCTCCGTCGGGTGCGCGCACTGCGCAGTACGAAGTCCGCCAAAAGGCGGAGTTCGATTGGCCGCTCGCGACCGCTTCGGTTGCGCTCGCCATGGACGGCAACAAAGTAAGGAATGCCATGATCGTGCTCGGCCACGTTGCGCCGGTGCCGTGGATTTCGAATGAGGCGCGCCAGGCCCTCGTCGGCCAACCACTGAATGAGCAGACGGCTGCGGCGGCGGCGAGCGCCGCCGTCAGGCCCGCCAAAAACCTCGGCAAGAACGGCTACAAGATCCGCTTGACGGAAGTAGCCATAAAGCGCGCAATTTTGCGGGCGGCAAAAAACAGTGGCTAG